One Caretta caretta isolate rCarCar2 chromosome 24, rCarCar1.hap1, whole genome shotgun sequence genomic region harbors:
- the VSIG10L gene encoding V-set and immunoglobulin domain-containing protein 10-like isoform X1, with the protein MAGVARLLLLLGTALPFPLQLPPGPLAVLLGGNLSIPLSYPLAQPPPRIVWQRNQMALADGHLGPNGSVAVAQVYQGRLSVDPQGGALTITPVALQDTGIYTVEVFPLGGQVWRGDVQVEVYELVGKVSVTPPSLEVTEGARLAVLTCTPMRGTISWTKDGQSLDQDPRFRVSAGTLQISWPKRNDTGSYDCTVSNPFSNGIGIAQIRVYYGPDPPTIHISSDRDPEPQRYVRVNSTVGLSCRAPSDPPAQIYWSLADASDPLVPAQPDLTLPRVQLSQAGPYSCLASNPHTQHRLRATVTLTVTQIPPGSPSCSLDSVANGTALRFRCSWPGGSPAPSLSLQGLPGGGEQGVGPALERTLSSLLPALSGTRVTCLGRHLAAEGTCSMTPEAPSGVSLSFQASLDPGGTVLLDLQCQGTYRPVEITWARHGEPLGPGGRYRVSADGARLTISNFTAPQDLGGYSVRCQNPLGSQESNLTLTGPSISGWSLARGSEPGSARLSWVVPEGSVVTGFWIQVQGPPGGRVAGVWQTLQTLGGATRSSTVVGLQPQTPYSFRLLPLLGDQAGEPSHTQTLPSASTLGPGAIAGIVLGSILVMILLLALLVLLIWFLRARWGKQEKMPLTPPGTHQHYLPRQFPNGRESDPVEPPAPPSGASLRCSWGDGNLSFISYEDHLRIHGPPASGEQKNGHTGSDQGAIQPRVPSADSGQCPVPQGERPEQGIIQ; encoded by the exons aTGGCTGGCGTcgcccggctgctgctgctgctgg GCACTgcgctccccttccccctccagctgCCCCCTGGCCCCCTGGCGGTGCTGCTGGGGGGGAACCTCTCGATCCCACTCTCCTACCCCCTGGCCCAGCCGCCCCCCAGAATCGTGTGGCAGAGGAACCAGATGGCGCTGGCGGACGGACACCTGGGTCCCAATGGCTCGGTGGCCGTGGCCCAGGTGTACCAGGGCCGGCTCAGCGTGGACCCCCAAGGGGGGGCGCTCACCATCACCCCCGTGGCCCTCCAGGACACCGGCATCTACACGGTCGAGGTCTTCCCACTGGGGGGCCAGGTGTGGCGGGGAGACGTCCAGGTGGAGGTGTACG AGCTGGTAGGGAAGGTCTCTGTGACGCCCCCTTCCCTGGAGGTGACCGAAGGCGCCAGGTTGGCGGTTCTCACCTGCACCCCCATGCGGGGCACCATCTCCTGGACCAAGGATGGGCAAagcctggaccaggacccccggTTCCGGGTCTCGGCCGGGACCCTCCAGATCAGCTGGCCCAAGCGGAACGACACCGGCAGCTACGACTGCACCGTGTCCAACCCCTTCAGCAACGGCATCGGCATCGCCCAGATCCGGGTCTATT ACGGGCCGGACCCCCCCACGATCCACATCTCGTCGGACCGTGACCCGGAGCCCCAGCGGTACGTCCGGGTGAACAGCACGGTGGGGCTCTCCTGCCGGGCCCCGTCGGACCCCCCCGCCCAGATCTACTGGAGCCTGGCCGACGCCAGCGACCCCCTGGTCCCGGCCCAGCCGGACCTGACGCTGCCCCGGGTCCAGCTCAGCCAGGCCGGGCCCTACTCCTGCCTCGCCAGCAACCCGCACACCCAGCACCGGCTCCGCGCCACCGTGACCCTCACCGTCACCC agatcccccccggttccccctcctgctccctggacTCCGTGGCCAATGGCACGGCCCTTCGCTTCCGCTGCTCCTGGCCGGGGGGCTCCCCGGCTCCCAGCCTCAGTCTGCAGGGGCtgccggggggtggggagcagggcgtCGGCCCCGCCCTCGAGCgaaccctgagctccctcctgcccgCCCTGAGTGGTACCCGGGTCACCTGCCTGGGGAGACACCTCGCCGCCGAGGGGACCTGCAGCATGACTCCTG aagccCCCTCTGGGGTCTCTCTCTCATTCCAGGCCTCCCTGGACCCCGGGGGCACCGTCCTGCTGGATCTGCAGTGCCAGGGCACCTACCGGCCTGTGGAGATCACCTGGGCCCGGCACGGGGAGCCGCTGGGTCCGGGTGGGCGGTACCGGGTCAGCGCCGACGGGGCCCGACTCACCATCAGCAACTTCACGGCCCCGCAGGACCTGGGGGGCTACTCGGTGCGGTGCCAAAACCCGCTGGGCTCACAGGAGAGTAACCTCACGCTGACgg GTCCCTCCATCTCCGGCTGGAGCCTGGCGCGTGGTTCGGAGCCCGGCTCGGCCCGGCTGAGCTGGGTGGTGCCGGAGGGCTCCGTGgtcactgggttttggatccaGGTCCAGGGGCCCCCCGGGGGCCGGGTGGCTGGGGTGTGGCAGACGCTGCAGACACTAGGGGGCGCCACTCGCTCCAGCACCGTGGTGGGGCTCCAACCCCAAACCCCCTATTCCTTccggctgctgcccctgctgggaGACCAGGCTGGGGAGCCCAGCCATACGCAGACGCTCCCATCCG cctctacCCTGGGCCCCGGCGCCATTGCAGGCATCGTGTTGGGCTCGATCCTGGTCATGATCCTGCTCCTTGCCCTCCTTGTGCTCCTGATCTGGTTCCTCCGGGCGCGATGGG GAAAGCAGGAGAAGATGCCCCTGACCCCACCCGGGACCCACCAGCATTACCTTCCCCGTCAG TTCCCGAACGGGAGAGAGTCTGACCCTGTCgagcccccagcacccccctccgGGGCATCTTTGCGCTGCTCCTGGGGGGATGGCAACCTGTCCTTCATCAGCTACGAGGACCATCTGCGCATCCACGGCCCCCCTGCCTCTGgg GAACAGAAGAACGGCCACACGGGGTCCGACCAAGGGGCCATCCAGCCCAGGGtcccgtctgccgacagtggccagtgcccggtgccccagggggagcgacccgaacagggaatcatccagtga
- the VSIG10L gene encoding V-set and immunoglobulin domain-containing protein 10-like isoform X2, whose product MAGVARLLLLLGTALPFPLQLPPGPLAVLLGGNLSIPLSYPLAQPPPRIVWQRNQMALADGHLGPNGSVAVAQVYQGRLSVDPQGGALTITPVALQDTGIYTVEVFPLGGQVWRGDVQVEVYELVGKVSVTPPSLEVTEGARLAVLTCTPMRGTISWTKDGQSLDQDPRFRVSAGTLQISWPKRNDTGSYDCTVSNPFSNGIGIAQIRVYYGPDPPTIHISSDRDPEPQRYVRVNSTVGLSCRAPSDPPAQIYWSLADASDPLVPAQPDLTLPRVQLSQAGPYSCLASNPHTQHRLRATVTLTVTQIPPGSPSCSLDSVANGTALRFRCSWPGGSPAPSLSLQGLPGGGEQGVGPALERTLSSLLPALSGTRVTCLGRHLAAEGTCSMTPAPSGVSLSFQASLDPGGTVLLDLQCQGTYRPVEITWARHGEPLGPGGRYRVSADGARLTISNFTAPQDLGGYSVRCQNPLGSQESNLTLTGPSISGWSLARGSEPGSARLSWVVPEGSVVTGFWIQVQGPPGGRVAGVWQTLQTLGGATRSSTVVGLQPQTPYSFRLLPLLGDQAGEPSHTQTLPSASTLGPGAIAGIVLGSILVMILLLALLVLLIWFLRARWGKQEKMPLTPPGTHQHYLPRQFPNGRESDPVEPPAPPSGASLRCSWGDGNLSFISYEDHLRIHGPPASGEQKNGHTGSDQGAIQPRVPSADSGQCPVPQGERPEQGIIQ is encoded by the exons aTGGCTGGCGTcgcccggctgctgctgctgctgg GCACTgcgctccccttccccctccagctgCCCCCTGGCCCCCTGGCGGTGCTGCTGGGGGGGAACCTCTCGATCCCACTCTCCTACCCCCTGGCCCAGCCGCCCCCCAGAATCGTGTGGCAGAGGAACCAGATGGCGCTGGCGGACGGACACCTGGGTCCCAATGGCTCGGTGGCCGTGGCCCAGGTGTACCAGGGCCGGCTCAGCGTGGACCCCCAAGGGGGGGCGCTCACCATCACCCCCGTGGCCCTCCAGGACACCGGCATCTACACGGTCGAGGTCTTCCCACTGGGGGGCCAGGTGTGGCGGGGAGACGTCCAGGTGGAGGTGTACG AGCTGGTAGGGAAGGTCTCTGTGACGCCCCCTTCCCTGGAGGTGACCGAAGGCGCCAGGTTGGCGGTTCTCACCTGCACCCCCATGCGGGGCACCATCTCCTGGACCAAGGATGGGCAAagcctggaccaggacccccggTTCCGGGTCTCGGCCGGGACCCTCCAGATCAGCTGGCCCAAGCGGAACGACACCGGCAGCTACGACTGCACCGTGTCCAACCCCTTCAGCAACGGCATCGGCATCGCCCAGATCCGGGTCTATT ACGGGCCGGACCCCCCCACGATCCACATCTCGTCGGACCGTGACCCGGAGCCCCAGCGGTACGTCCGGGTGAACAGCACGGTGGGGCTCTCCTGCCGGGCCCCGTCGGACCCCCCCGCCCAGATCTACTGGAGCCTGGCCGACGCCAGCGACCCCCTGGTCCCGGCCCAGCCGGACCTGACGCTGCCCCGGGTCCAGCTCAGCCAGGCCGGGCCCTACTCCTGCCTCGCCAGCAACCCGCACACCCAGCACCGGCTCCGCGCCACCGTGACCCTCACCGTCACCC agatcccccccggttccccctcctgctccctggacTCCGTGGCCAATGGCACGGCCCTTCGCTTCCGCTGCTCCTGGCCGGGGGGCTCCCCGGCTCCCAGCCTCAGTCTGCAGGGGCtgccggggggtggggagcagggcgtCGGCCCCGCCCTCGAGCgaaccctgagctccctcctgcccgCCCTGAGTGGTACCCGGGTCACCTGCCTGGGGAGACACCTCGCCGCCGAGGGGACCTGCAGCATGACTCCTG ccCCCTCTGGGGTCTCTCTCTCATTCCAGGCCTCCCTGGACCCCGGGGGCACCGTCCTGCTGGATCTGCAGTGCCAGGGCACCTACCGGCCTGTGGAGATCACCTGGGCCCGGCACGGGGAGCCGCTGGGTCCGGGTGGGCGGTACCGGGTCAGCGCCGACGGGGCCCGACTCACCATCAGCAACTTCACGGCCCCGCAGGACCTGGGGGGCTACTCGGTGCGGTGCCAAAACCCGCTGGGCTCACAGGAGAGTAACCTCACGCTGACgg GTCCCTCCATCTCCGGCTGGAGCCTGGCGCGTGGTTCGGAGCCCGGCTCGGCCCGGCTGAGCTGGGTGGTGCCGGAGGGCTCCGTGgtcactgggttttggatccaGGTCCAGGGGCCCCCCGGGGGCCGGGTGGCTGGGGTGTGGCAGACGCTGCAGACACTAGGGGGCGCCACTCGCTCCAGCACCGTGGTGGGGCTCCAACCCCAAACCCCCTATTCCTTccggctgctgcccctgctgggaGACCAGGCTGGGGAGCCCAGCCATACGCAGACGCTCCCATCCG cctctacCCTGGGCCCCGGCGCCATTGCAGGCATCGTGTTGGGCTCGATCCTGGTCATGATCCTGCTCCTTGCCCTCCTTGTGCTCCTGATCTGGTTCCTCCGGGCGCGATGGG GAAAGCAGGAGAAGATGCCCCTGACCCCACCCGGGACCCACCAGCATTACCTTCCCCGTCAG TTCCCGAACGGGAGAGAGTCTGACCCTGTCgagcccccagcacccccctccgGGGCATCTTTGCGCTGCTCCTGGGGGGATGGCAACCTGTCCTTCATCAGCTACGAGGACCATCTGCGCATCCACGGCCCCCCTGCCTCTGgg GAACAGAAGAACGGCCACACGGGGTCCGACCAAGGGGCCATCCAGCCCAGGGtcccgtctgccgacagtggccagtgcccggtgccccagggggagcgacccgaacagggaatcatccagtga
- the VSIG10L gene encoding V-set and immunoglobulin domain-containing protein 10-like isoform X3: MAGVARLLLLLGTALPFPLQLPPGPLAVLLGGNLSIPLSYPLAQPPPRIVWQRNQMALADGHLGPNGSVAVAQVYQGRLSVDPQGGALTITPVALQDTGIYTVEVFPLGGQVWRGDVQVEVYELVGKVSVTPPSLEVTEGARLAVLTCTPMRGTISWTKDGQSLDQDPRFRVSAGTLQISWPKRNDTGSYDCTVSNPFSNGIGIAQIRVYYGPDPPTIHISSDRDPEPQRYVRVNSTVGLSCRAPSDPPAQIYWSLADASDPLVPAQPDLTLPRVQLSQAGPYSCLASNPHTQHRLRATVTLTVTQIPPGSPSCSLDSVANGTALRFRCSWPGGSPAPSLSLQGLPGGGEQGVGPALERTLSSLLPALSGTRVTCLGRHLAAEGTCSMTPEAPSGVSLSFQASLDPGGTVLLDLQCQGTYRPVEITWARHGEPLGPGGRYRVSADGARLTISNFTAPQDLGGYSVRCQNPLGSQESNLTLTGPSISGWSLARGSEPGSARLSWVVPEGSVVTGFWIQVQGPPGGRVAGVWQTLQTLGGATRSSTVVGLQPQTPYSFRLLPLLGDQAGEPSHTQTLPSASTLGPGAIAGIVLGSILVMILLLALLVLLIWFLRARWGKQEKMPLTPPGTHQHYLPRQFPNGRESDPVEPPAPPSGASLRCSWGDGNLSFISYEDHLRIHGPPASGPGCPGDGRGPGLPSLASGQGPRTARSATRV, from the exons aTGGCTGGCGTcgcccggctgctgctgctgctgg GCACTgcgctccccttccccctccagctgCCCCCTGGCCCCCTGGCGGTGCTGCTGGGGGGGAACCTCTCGATCCCACTCTCCTACCCCCTGGCCCAGCCGCCCCCCAGAATCGTGTGGCAGAGGAACCAGATGGCGCTGGCGGACGGACACCTGGGTCCCAATGGCTCGGTGGCCGTGGCCCAGGTGTACCAGGGCCGGCTCAGCGTGGACCCCCAAGGGGGGGCGCTCACCATCACCCCCGTGGCCCTCCAGGACACCGGCATCTACACGGTCGAGGTCTTCCCACTGGGGGGCCAGGTGTGGCGGGGAGACGTCCAGGTGGAGGTGTACG AGCTGGTAGGGAAGGTCTCTGTGACGCCCCCTTCCCTGGAGGTGACCGAAGGCGCCAGGTTGGCGGTTCTCACCTGCACCCCCATGCGGGGCACCATCTCCTGGACCAAGGATGGGCAAagcctggaccaggacccccggTTCCGGGTCTCGGCCGGGACCCTCCAGATCAGCTGGCCCAAGCGGAACGACACCGGCAGCTACGACTGCACCGTGTCCAACCCCTTCAGCAACGGCATCGGCATCGCCCAGATCCGGGTCTATT ACGGGCCGGACCCCCCCACGATCCACATCTCGTCGGACCGTGACCCGGAGCCCCAGCGGTACGTCCGGGTGAACAGCACGGTGGGGCTCTCCTGCCGGGCCCCGTCGGACCCCCCCGCCCAGATCTACTGGAGCCTGGCCGACGCCAGCGACCCCCTGGTCCCGGCCCAGCCGGACCTGACGCTGCCCCGGGTCCAGCTCAGCCAGGCCGGGCCCTACTCCTGCCTCGCCAGCAACCCGCACACCCAGCACCGGCTCCGCGCCACCGTGACCCTCACCGTCACCC agatcccccccggttccccctcctgctccctggacTCCGTGGCCAATGGCACGGCCCTTCGCTTCCGCTGCTCCTGGCCGGGGGGCTCCCCGGCTCCCAGCCTCAGTCTGCAGGGGCtgccggggggtggggagcagggcgtCGGCCCCGCCCTCGAGCgaaccctgagctccctcctgcccgCCCTGAGTGGTACCCGGGTCACCTGCCTGGGGAGACACCTCGCCGCCGAGGGGACCTGCAGCATGACTCCTG aagccCCCTCTGGGGTCTCTCTCTCATTCCAGGCCTCCCTGGACCCCGGGGGCACCGTCCTGCTGGATCTGCAGTGCCAGGGCACCTACCGGCCTGTGGAGATCACCTGGGCCCGGCACGGGGAGCCGCTGGGTCCGGGTGGGCGGTACCGGGTCAGCGCCGACGGGGCCCGACTCACCATCAGCAACTTCACGGCCCCGCAGGACCTGGGGGGCTACTCGGTGCGGTGCCAAAACCCGCTGGGCTCACAGGAGAGTAACCTCACGCTGACgg GTCCCTCCATCTCCGGCTGGAGCCTGGCGCGTGGTTCGGAGCCCGGCTCGGCCCGGCTGAGCTGGGTGGTGCCGGAGGGCTCCGTGgtcactgggttttggatccaGGTCCAGGGGCCCCCCGGGGGCCGGGTGGCTGGGGTGTGGCAGACGCTGCAGACACTAGGGGGCGCCACTCGCTCCAGCACCGTGGTGGGGCTCCAACCCCAAACCCCCTATTCCTTccggctgctgcccctgctgggaGACCAGGCTGGGGAGCCCAGCCATACGCAGACGCTCCCATCCG cctctacCCTGGGCCCCGGCGCCATTGCAGGCATCGTGTTGGGCTCGATCCTGGTCATGATCCTGCTCCTTGCCCTCCTTGTGCTCCTGATCTGGTTCCTCCGGGCGCGATGGG GAAAGCAGGAGAAGATGCCCCTGACCCCACCCGGGACCCACCAGCATTACCTTCCCCGTCAG TTCCCGAACGGGAGAGAGTCTGACCCTGTCgagcccccagcacccccctccgGGGCATCTTTGCGCTGCTCCTGGGGGGATGGCAACCTGTCCTTCATCAGCTACGAGGACCATCTGCGCATCCACGGCCCCCCTGCCTCTGgg CCCGGGTGTCCTGGAGACGGccggggccccgggctcccaTCTCTGGCCAGTGGGCAGGGCCCCAGGACAGCACGCAGCGCCACGCGGGTGTGA
- the LOC142070035 gene encoding uncharacterized protein LOC142070035, producing LDLWRERERERITTVCACIPHPHPYPSVHSSLHPRPSFHPHPPVPPSASIHLHPHPYPSVHSSLHPHPSFHLHPPVPPSASIHLHPHPYPSVHSSLHPRPSFHLHPPVPPSASIHLHPHPYPSVHSFLHPHPSFHLHPPVPPSASIHLHPHPYPSVHSSLHPHPSFHLHPPVPPSASIHLHPHPPVPPSASIHLHPHPYPSVHSSLHPRPSFHPHPPVPPSASIHLHPHPYPSVHSSLHPHPSFHLHPPVPPSASIHLHPHPPVPPSASIHLHPHPYPSVHSSLHPRPSFHPHPPVPPSASIHLHPHPYPSVHSSLHPRPSFHLHPPVPPSPSTRPSIRIHPSPSPSTRPSIRIHPSPSPSVPLCPLIPPSASFLPSPSTRPSIRIHPSPSPSTRPSIRIHPSPSSSVPLCPLIPPSTSFLPSISIPILPHPSPHNTHPCPPPAVTPLQTPVWQGGREVDGGSSFRQRAPLSQGLIYFARNSHFYF from the coding sequence TTAGatctctggagagagagagagagagagagaattacgaCTGTCTGTGCCTGcatcccccatccccatccataCCCCTCTGTCCACTCATCCCTCCATCCGCGTCCTTCcttccatccccatccacccgtCCCTCCATCcgcatccatccatctccatccccaTCCGTACCCCTCTGTCCACTCATCCCTCCATCCGCATCCTTCCTTCCATCTCCATCCACCCGTCCCTCCATCcgcatccatccatctccatccccaTCCGTACCCCTCTGTCCACTCATCCCTCCATCCGCGTCCTTCCTTCCATCTCCATCCACCCGTCCCTCCATCcgcatccatccatctccatccccaTCCGTACCCCTCTGTCCACTCATTCCTCCATCCGCATCCTTCCTTCCATCTCCATCCACCCGTCCCTCCATCcgcatccatccatctccatccccaTCCGTACCCCTCTGTCCACTCATCCCTCCATCCGCATCCTTCCTTCCATCTCCATCCACCCGTCCCTCCATCcgcatccatccatctccatccccatccacccgtCCCTCCATCcgcatccatccatctccatccccaTCCGTACCCCTCTGTCCACTCATCCCTCCATCCGCGTCCTTCcttccatccccatccacccgtCCCTCCATCcgcatccatccatctccatccccaTCCGTACCCCTCTGTCCACTCATCCCTCCATCCGCATCCTTCCTTCCATCTCCATCCACCCGTCCCTCCATCcgcatccatccatctccatccccatccacccgtCCCTCCATCcgcatccatccatctccatccccaTCCGTACCCCTCTGTCCACTCATCCCTCCATCCGCGTCCTTCcttccatccccatccacccgtCCCTCCATCcgcatccatccatctccatccccaTCCGTACCCCTCTGTCCACTCATCCCTCCATCCGCGTCCTTCCTTCCATCTCCATCCACCcgtccctccatccccatccacccgtCCCTCCATCcgcatccatccatctccatccccatccacccgtCCCTCCATCcgcatccatccatctccatccccaTCCGTACCCCTCTGTCCACTCATCCCTCCATCCGCGTCCTTCCTTCCATCTCCATCCACCCGTCCCTCCATCcgcatccatccatctccatccccatccacccgtCCCTCCATCcgcatccatccatctccatcctcatCCGTACCCCTCTGTCCACTCATCCCTCCATCCACATCCTTCcttccatccatctccatccccatcctcccacatccctccccccataacacccatccatgccccccccccgctgtgaCACCGTTGCAGACTCCGGTTTGGCAGGGGGGGCGGGAGGTTGACGGCGGGAGCTCGTTTCGGCAGCGGGCGCCGCTGTCACAGGGGTTGATCTATTTTGCACGTAACAGCCATTTCTATTTTTAA